In Streptomyces sp. NBC_00306, a single genomic region encodes these proteins:
- a CDS encoding (2Fe-2S)-binding protein, with protein sequence MSNEENPRGRAPEHGGWEPTPQGEYDAEATGFFQLPPEGSQDGAPLAAPGHGYVPPMIMPLTPVSDPSVPEGWHVQQPTGEPETVQWPEPGGSAGHGEQYTDRYSADAHVTGQWSFTEGEPAPASDVTGQWTIPVAQGDLPEESGEFAASLLQSQWGSAPATLPGGASAPWASEAPATLPGGAPAPWATAPAGGSAADDERTPEPEAAEPPPAEDAPAEHASAEHASAEHASAERREEESAGEPSRDAYAPEPSASASPPEPASSPEPAASADAPLSSTGTEEHPPTSYVLRVNGADRPVTDAWIGESLLYVLRERLGLAGAKDGCSQGECGACNVQVDGRLVASCLVPAATAAGSEVRTVEGLAGDGEPSDVQRALAACGAVQCGFCIPGIAMTVHDLLEGNHAPSELETRQALCGNLCRCSGYRGVLDAVKEVVAERGASAAAAAEASEEARIPHQAPPGAGSVQPHPHDGGMA encoded by the coding sequence GTGAGCAACGAAGAGAATCCGCGGGGGCGGGCGCCGGAGCACGGCGGCTGGGAGCCGACGCCTCAGGGCGAGTACGACGCCGAGGCGACCGGCTTCTTCCAACTGCCCCCCGAGGGCTCGCAGGACGGCGCGCCGCTCGCGGCACCCGGGCACGGCTACGTACCGCCGATGATCATGCCGTTGACGCCGGTGTCCGACCCATCGGTGCCCGAGGGCTGGCACGTCCAGCAGCCCACCGGCGAGCCCGAGACCGTGCAGTGGCCCGAACCGGGCGGGTCCGCCGGCCACGGTGAGCAGTACACGGACCGGTACTCCGCTGACGCGCACGTCACCGGCCAGTGGAGCTTCACCGAGGGCGAGCCCGCACCCGCCTCCGACGTGACCGGCCAGTGGACCATCCCGGTCGCCCAGGGCGATCTGCCGGAGGAGTCGGGCGAGTTCGCCGCCTCTCTGCTCCAGTCCCAGTGGGGCTCCGCACCGGCGACCCTGCCGGGCGGCGCGTCCGCGCCGTGGGCGAGCGAGGCACCGGCGACGCTGCCCGGCGGCGCACCCGCGCCCTGGGCCACCGCGCCCGCCGGCGGGAGCGCCGCGGACGACGAGCGCACGCCAGAGCCTGAGGCCGCGGAGCCGCCGCCGGCGGAGGACGCCCCGGCCGAGCACGCGTCGGCCGAGCACGCGTCGGCCGAGCACGCGTCGGCCGAGCGGCGCGAGGAGGAGAGCGCGGGGGAGCCGTCGCGGGACGCGTACGCCCCGGAGCCCTCCGCTTCCGCCTCGCCCCCCGAGCCCGCCTCGTCCCCCGAGCCCGCCGCTTCAGCGGATGCTCCCCTCTCCTCGACCGGCACCGAGGAGCACCCGCCCACCTCCTACGTCCTGCGCGTCAACGGGGCCGACCGGCCCGTCACCGACGCCTGGATCGGCGAGTCGCTGCTCTACGTGCTGCGCGAGCGCCTCGGCCTCGCCGGCGCCAAGGACGGCTGCTCCCAGGGCGAGTGCGGCGCCTGCAACGTCCAGGTCGACGGCCGTCTCGTCGCCTCCTGCCTGGTCCCGGCGGCGACCGCCGCCGGATCCGAGGTCCGTACGGTCGAAGGGCTCGCCGGCGACGGCGAACCGTCCGACGTGCAGCGCGCCCTCGCGGCCTGCGGCGCCGTCCAGTGCGGCTTCTGTATCCCCGGTATCGCGATGACCGTGCACGACCTGCTGGAGGGCAACCACGCCCCCTCGGAGCTCGAGACCCGCCAGGCCCTCTGCGGCAACCTCTGCCGCTGCTCGGGCTATCGCGGCGTGCTCGACGCCGTGAAGGAGGTCGTCGCCGAGCGCGGAGCGAGCGCGGCGGCCGCCGCCGAGGCGAGTGAGGAAGCGCGCATTCCGCACCAGGCGCCGCCCGGTGCCGGTAGTGTGCAGCCCCACCCGCACGACGGAGGCATGGCGTGA
- a CDS encoding FAD binding domain-containing protein yields MTTHAPQTSQSVTLPASLDEAVAALTDMPAAVPVAGGTDLMAAVNRGQLRPAGLVGLGRISEIRGWRYLDGHALLGAGLTHARMGRPDFAALIPALAASARAAGPPQIRNAGTLGGNIATAAPTGDTLPVLAALEADLVIAGPGGSRREIPVSHLLAGREMLGPAELIGFVRVPLLHAPQVFVKATGRTGPGRATASVAVVLDPVRRGVRCAVGAIAPMPLRPLEAERWIASLIDWDGERGLAGEALAAFGEYVAAACIPDPAPAAPGEEQPVLPPAVLHLRRTVAALARRALGRALS; encoded by the coding sequence GTGACCACGCACGCACCGCAGACATCGCAGTCGGTGACGCTGCCGGCTTCGCTCGACGAGGCCGTGGCGGCGCTGACCGACATGCCCGCCGCCGTGCCGGTCGCCGGTGGCACCGACCTCATGGCCGCCGTCAACCGGGGCCAGCTGCGCCCCGCAGGACTCGTCGGCCTCGGCCGCATCAGCGAGATCCGCGGCTGGCGCTACCTGGACGGACACGCCCTGCTCGGCGCCGGCCTCACCCACGCCCGCATGGGACGCCCCGACTTCGCCGCCCTCATCCCCGCACTCGCCGCGTCCGCGCGCGCCGCCGGCCCGCCCCAGATCCGCAACGCGGGCACCCTGGGCGGCAACATCGCCACCGCGGCCCCGACCGGCGACACCCTGCCCGTCCTGGCCGCCCTGGAGGCGGACCTCGTCATCGCGGGACCCGGCGGCAGCCGCCGGGAGATCCCGGTGTCCCACTTGCTCGCGGGCCGCGAGATGCTCGGACCGGCCGAACTCATCGGCTTCGTACGGGTGCCCCTGCTGCACGCCCCGCAGGTCTTCGTGAAGGCCACCGGCCGCACCGGCCCCGGCCGCGCCACCGCGTCCGTCGCGGTCGTCCTCGACCCGGTGCGGCGCGGGGTGCGCTGCGCGGTCGGTGCGATCGCGCCGATGCCGCTGCGGCCGCTGGAGGCCGAGCGCTGGATCGCGTCACTGATCGACTGGGACGGCGAGCGCGGACTCGCGGGCGAGGCACTGGCGGCCTTCGGGGAGTACGTCGCGGCGGCGTGCATCCCCGACCCGGCCCCGGCCGCGCCGGGCGAGGAGCAGCCCGTGCTGCCGCCCGCCGTACTGCATCTGCGGCGCACCGTCGCCGCGCTGGCCCGACGTGCACTGGGGAGGGCGCTGTCGTGA
- a CDS encoding beta-N-acetylhexosaminidase, with protein MEDDASLIPRPVLVEAPGAAPEGSARPGNGRLALGAHTRLDADAGTESTARWLRAVLGAATGLTFPDGADPHGIALRISPDVERELGPEGYRLCTDGSATGAAVVIEGGSPAGVFWGAQTLRQLLGPDAFRAAPLPPAGRTWDLPRIAVADRPRFAWRGMMLDVSRHFLPKTDVLRQLDLLAAHKLNVFHFHLTDDQGWRIRIERHPRLTDIGSWRTRTKYGHRASDLWDETPHGGYYTQDDIREIVAYAAERHITVVPEIDIPGHSQAAIAAYPELGNTDVPTSPDGKPLAVWDTWGINPNVLAPTDSTLRFYEGVLEEVLALFPSTFIHIGGDECLKDQWKASPAAQARIAELGLADEDELQSWFIRHFDTWLSARGRRLIGWDEILEGGLAPGAAVSSWRGYAGGIAAAEAGHDVVMCPEQQVYLDHRQDGGPDEPMPIGYVRTLEDVYRFEPVPPGLSPEAAAHIMGTQANVWTEVMQNRARVDYQVFPRLAAFAEVAWSALPASGERDFADFEGRMTVHYRRLDALGVDYRPPGGPLPWQKRPLPEGMTGSLGRPIEGAPPNV; from the coding sequence ATGGAAGACGACGCGTCCCTGATCCCCCGGCCCGTGCTCGTCGAGGCCCCCGGGGCCGCACCGGAGGGCTCCGCCCGGCCCGGGAACGGCCGGCTGGCGCTCGGCGCGCACACCCGCCTCGACGCCGATGCAGGGACCGAGAGCACCGCCCGGTGGCTGCGCGCCGTGCTCGGCGCCGCCACCGGTCTCACCTTCCCCGACGGCGCGGACCCGCACGGCATCGCCCTGCGCATCAGCCCGGACGTGGAGCGGGAACTGGGGCCCGAGGGCTACCGGCTCTGCACCGACGGCTCCGCCACGGGTGCCGCGGTCGTCATCGAGGGCGGCAGCCCCGCCGGTGTCTTCTGGGGCGCGCAGACCCTGCGTCAACTGCTGGGCCCCGACGCCTTCCGCGCCGCGCCGCTGCCGCCCGCGGGCCGCACCTGGGACCTGCCGCGCATCGCCGTCGCGGACCGTCCCCGGTTCGCCTGGCGCGGCATGATGCTCGACGTCTCACGGCACTTCCTGCCGAAGACCGACGTGCTGCGCCAACTCGACCTGCTCGCCGCGCACAAGCTGAACGTCTTCCACTTCCACCTCACCGACGACCAGGGCTGGCGCATCCGGATCGAGCGCCACCCCCGTCTCACCGACATCGGCTCCTGGCGCACGCGCACCAAATACGGCCACCGGGCCTCCGACCTCTGGGACGAGACCCCGCACGGCGGTTACTACACCCAGGACGACATCCGCGAGATCGTCGCGTACGCCGCCGAACGGCACATCACCGTCGTCCCGGAGATCGACATCCCCGGCCACTCGCAGGCCGCCATCGCCGCGTACCCGGAACTGGGCAACACCGACGTCCCCACCTCTCCCGACGGCAAGCCCCTGGCCGTCTGGGACACCTGGGGCATCAACCCGAACGTCCTGGCCCCCACCGACAGCACCCTGCGCTTCTACGAAGGCGTGCTGGAGGAGGTCCTGGCGCTCTTCCCCTCCACGTTCATCCACATCGGAGGCGACGAGTGCCTCAAGGACCAGTGGAAGGCATCCCCGGCCGCCCAGGCCCGTATCGCGGAGCTGGGCCTCGCCGACGAGGACGAGCTCCAGTCCTGGTTCATCCGGCACTTCGACACTTGGCTGTCCGCCCGCGGCCGCCGGCTGATCGGCTGGGACGAGATCCTGGAGGGCGGTCTCGCACCCGGCGCCGCCGTCTCCTCCTGGCGCGGCTATGCGGGCGGTATCGCGGCGGCGGAGGCCGGCCACGACGTCGTGATGTGCCCCGAACAGCAGGTGTATCTGGACCACCGGCAGGACGGCGGCCCCGACGAGCCCATGCCCATCGGCTACGTCCGCACCCTGGAGGACGTCTACCGCTTCGAACCCGTTCCGCCGGGGCTGTCCCCGGAGGCGGCCGCGCACATCATGGGCACCCAGGCCAACGTCTGGACCGAGGTGATGCAGAACCGGGCCCGCGTCGACTACCAGGTCTTCCCGCGGCTCGCGGCCTTCGCCGAGGTCGCCTGGTCGGCGCTGCCCGCGTCCGGCGAACGGGACTTCGCGGACTTCGAGGGACGCATGACCGTGCACTACCGCCGCCTTGACGCACTCGGCGTCGACTACCGGCCGCCCGGCGGCCCGTTGCCGTGGCAGAAGCGCCCTCTGCCCGAAGGAATGACGGGCAGTCTCGGACGCCCGATCGAGGGTGCGCCCCCAAACGTGTGA
- a CDS encoding carbohydrate ABC transporter permease, giving the protein MSSLRIRRPWRLAAEASALVIAVIVAFPLYWMVLSAFKPAGEIQSTDPRPWTLSPSLDSFRRVFEQQEFGRYFLNSLFVAGVVVIASALIAFLAATAVTRFRFRFRTTLLIMFLVAQMVPIEALTIPLFFLMRDFGQLNTLGSLILPHIAFSLPFAIWMLRGFVKAVPEALEEAAYIDGASRTRFLWQILFPLVFPGLVATSVFSFISTWNDFLFAKSFIISDTSQSTLPMALLVFFKPDENDWGGIMAGSTVMTVPVLVFFVLVQRRLVSGLGGAVKD; this is encoded by the coding sequence GTGAGCTCGCTCCGTATCCGCCGTCCCTGGCGCCTCGCGGCCGAGGCATCCGCGCTCGTCATCGCGGTGATCGTGGCCTTCCCGCTGTACTGGATGGTGCTCTCCGCGTTCAAACCGGCCGGCGAGATCCAGTCCACCGACCCGCGTCCCTGGACGCTCTCGCCGTCGCTCGACTCCTTCCGCCGCGTCTTCGAACAGCAGGAATTCGGCCGCTATTTCCTCAACAGCCTGTTCGTCGCCGGGGTGGTGGTCATCGCGTCCGCCCTGATCGCCTTCCTCGCGGCGACCGCCGTCACACGGTTCCGTTTCCGGTTCCGCACGACCCTGCTGATCATGTTCCTCGTGGCGCAGATGGTGCCGATCGAGGCGCTGACGATCCCGCTGTTCTTCCTCATGCGGGACTTCGGCCAGCTCAACACCCTGGGTTCGCTGATCCTTCCGCACATCGCGTTCTCGCTGCCGTTTGCGATCTGGATGCTGCGGGGCTTCGTGAAGGCGGTGCCGGAGGCGCTGGAGGAGGCCGCGTACATCGACGGGGCGAGCCGGACACGCTTCCTGTGGCAGATCCTGTTCCCGCTGGTGTTCCCGGGACTTGTGGCGACGAGCGTCTTCTCGTTCATCTCCACCTGGAACGACTTCCTGTTCGCCAAGTCCTTCATCATCAGCGACACCTCGCAGTCGACCCTGCCGATGGCGCTGCTGGTGTTCTTCAAGCCGGACGAGAACGACTGGGGCGGCATCATGGCCGGCTCCACGGTGATGACCGTGCCCGTCCTGGTCTTCTTCGTCCTCGTGCAACGGCGCCTGGTGTCCGGCCTGGGCGGCGCCGTGAAGGACTGA
- a CDS encoding carbohydrate ABC transporter permease, translating into MTHQATAAEPAAVPVRTAPAPAGSRRTKRRDGRWTPWVYLAPALVVLAGLLVYPIYQLGLISFLEYTQAQVSGGEPTTFQGFGNYRTLFADSQFWEVLLATVVFAAACVVATLAVGCTLAVLLTRIRAVPRLALMMAALGAWATPAITGSTVWVFLFDPDFGPVNRILGLGDHSWTYGRYSAFALVLFEVVWCSFPFVMVTVYAGIRSIPSEVLEAASLDGASQWRIWRSVMAPMLRPILVVVTIQSIIWDFKVFTQIYVMTNGGGIAGQNLVLNVYAYQKAFASSQYSLGSAIGIVMLLILLAVTLVYLRLLRRQGEEL; encoded by the coding sequence ATGACGCACCAAGCGACAGCCGCCGAGCCGGCCGCGGTCCCCGTCAGGACCGCGCCGGCCCCGGCCGGAAGCCGCCGCACGAAACGGCGCGACGGACGCTGGACCCCCTGGGTCTATCTCGCGCCCGCCCTGGTCGTCCTCGCCGGACTGCTCGTCTATCCGATCTACCAGCTCGGCCTGATCTCGTTCCTCGAATACACCCAGGCACAGGTCAGCGGCGGCGAACCGACCACCTTCCAGGGCTTCGGCAACTACCGCACGCTCTTCGCCGACAGCCAGTTCTGGGAGGTCCTGCTCGCCACCGTCGTCTTCGCGGCCGCCTGTGTCGTCGCCACCCTCGCCGTCGGCTGCACGCTCGCCGTGCTGCTGACGCGCATCCGGGCGGTGCCCCGGCTCGCGCTGATGATGGCCGCGCTCGGCGCCTGGGCCACCCCTGCCATCACCGGCTCCACCGTCTGGGTCTTCCTCTTCGACCCGGACTTCGGTCCGGTCAACCGCATCCTCGGTCTCGGCGACCACTCCTGGACGTACGGGCGCTACAGCGCGTTCGCTCTCGTGCTCTTCGAAGTGGTGTGGTGCTCGTTCCCGTTCGTGATGGTCACGGTCTACGCGGGCATCCGGTCGATCCCCTCCGAGGTGCTGGAGGCGGCCTCCCTGGACGGTGCGTCGCAGTGGCGTATCTGGCGCTCCGTCATGGCGCCGATGCTGCGGCCCATTCTCGTCGTCGTCACCATTCAGTCGATCATCTGGGACTTCAAGGTCTTCACGCAGATCTATGTGATGACGAACGGCGGAGGCATCGCCGGCCAGAATCTCGTGCTCAATGTGTACGCCTATCAGAAGGCCTTCGCGTCCTCGCAGTACAGCCTGGGCTCCGCGATCGGCATCGTCATGCTGCTGATTCTGCTGGCCGTCACCCTCGTCTATCTGCGCCTTCTGCGACGCCAGGGAGAAGAACTGTGA
- a CDS encoding extracellular solute-binding protein, which produces MKLSARIAAPVTALVLAGLTATACAPQTSDSSADKDEKKGTLRVWLFQEVNNKPKEKVVDEAVAAFTEKHKDSKVEIEYIPVETRAQRIKAAFNDPKSAPDLIEYGNTDTAGYVKDGGLEDVSKEFGDWEDAKSADPTATQSVTVDGKIYGAPFFVGVRALYYRTDVFGELGLKPPKTQDELISTAKKIRAEKPDLYGIAVGGAYTYGAMPFIWANGGELAKEDGGTYKSAINSPAAQKGITAYTSLFGDDNCPAAKCASMGGNATVTAFASGKAAMAIGGDFSHQAVEAGSVKGKYAVVPLPGVTSGETAPAFAGGNNVGVLKSSSHRTLAVDLMKELAGKETQRKLFAAMGFLPTYTDVRSEVAKKEPFVAPFVETLASGAKFVPASPGWGQIDSSLVLPTMFQEIVSGKKDVAAASGDAAKKMDTAFSAAG; this is translated from the coding sequence ATGAAGCTCAGCGCCCGAATCGCCGCACCCGTCACGGCACTTGTTCTGGCGGGCCTCACCGCCACCGCCTGTGCCCCGCAGACCTCCGACAGCAGTGCCGACAAGGATGAGAAGAAGGGGACCCTGCGGGTCTGGCTGTTCCAGGAGGTCAACAACAAGCCCAAGGAGAAGGTCGTCGACGAGGCCGTCGCCGCCTTCACCGAGAAGCACAAGGACAGCAAGGTCGAGATCGAGTACATCCCCGTCGAGACCCGCGCCCAGCGGATCAAGGCGGCCTTCAACGACCCGAAGAGCGCCCCGGACCTGATCGAGTACGGCAACACCGACACCGCCGGCTACGTCAAGGACGGCGGACTCGAGGACGTCAGCAAGGAGTTCGGGGACTGGGAGGACGCGAAGTCCGCCGACCCGACGGCCACCCAGTCGGTCACCGTCGACGGCAAGATCTACGGCGCGCCCTTCTTCGTCGGTGTACGGGCCCTGTACTACCGCACCGACGTCTTCGGCGAACTGGGCCTGAAGCCCCCGAAGACGCAGGACGAGCTGATCTCCACCGCCAAGAAGATCCGCGCCGAGAAGCCCGACCTGTACGGGATCGCGGTCGGCGGCGCCTACACCTACGGAGCGATGCCCTTCATCTGGGCCAACGGCGGTGAACTGGCGAAGGAGGACGGCGGTACCTACAAGTCCGCCATCAACAGCCCGGCCGCCCAGAAGGGCATCACGGCCTACACCTCGCTGTTCGGCGACGACAACTGCCCGGCCGCCAAGTGCGCCTCCATGGGCGGCAACGCGACCGTCACCGCCTTCGCGTCCGGCAAGGCGGCCATGGCGATAGGCGGCGACTTCAGCCACCAGGCCGTGGAAGCGGGCTCGGTCAAGGGCAAGTACGCGGTCGTGCCGCTGCCGGGGGTCACGTCCGGGGAGACGGCGCCCGCCTTCGCCGGCGGCAACAACGTCGGTGTCCTCAAGAGCAGTTCGCACCGCACACTCGCGGTGGACCTCATGAAGGAGCTCGCCGGCAAGGAGACGCAGCGCAAGCTCTTCGCGGCGATGGGCTTCCTGCCGACGTACACCGACGTGCGTTCCGAGGTGGCGAAGAAGGAGCCGTTCGTCGCCCCGTTCGTCGAGACGCTCGCCTCGGGCGCCAAGTTCGTGCCGGCCTCGCCCGGATGGGGACAGATCGACTCCTCGCTCGTCCTGCCGACGATGTTCCAGGAGATCGTCAGCGGCAAGAAGGATGTGGCCGCGGCGTCGGGTGACGCCGCCAAGAAGATGGACACGGCGTTCTCCGCCGCGGGCTGA
- a CDS encoding DUF3039 domain-containing protein, whose amino-acid sequence MSTLEPERGTGTGTLVEPTPQVSSGDGDHERFAHYVQKDKIMASALDGTPVVALCGKVWVPGRDPKKYPVCPMCKEIYESMGPGGDKDKGGKDKK is encoded by the coding sequence ATGAGCACTCTTGAGCCCGAGCGCGGGACTGGGACGGGAACCCTCGTAGAACCGACGCCGCAGGTGTCGAGCGGCGACGGCGACCACGAGCGCTTCGCCCACTACGTCCAGAAGGACAAGATCATGGCGAGTGCCCTCGACGGCACTCCCGTCGTGGCGCTGTGCGGGAAGGTCTGGGTGCCGGGGCGCGACCCCAAGAAGTACCCGGTCTGCCCGATGTGCAAGGAGATCTACGAGTCCATGGGCCCGGGCGGCGACAAGGACAAGGGCGGCAAGGACAAGAAGTAA
- a CDS encoding YqgE/AlgH family protein codes for MTEVSSLTGRLLVATPALADPNFDRAVVLLLDHDDEGSLGVVLNRPTPVDVGDILEPWAGLAGDPGVVFQGGPVSLDSALGVAVIPGDEGPLGWRRVYGAIGLVDLETPPELLGAALGSLRIFAGYAGWGPGQLEDELGEGAWYVVESEPGDVSSPQPETLWRAVLRRQRNELAMFATYPDDPSLN; via the coding sequence ATGACCGAGGTGTCCTCGCTCACAGGGCGGCTGCTCGTCGCCACACCCGCCCTCGCCGACCCCAACTTCGACCGGGCGGTGGTCCTGTTGCTCGACCACGACGACGAGGGCTCCCTCGGCGTGGTCCTCAACCGGCCGACCCCCGTCGACGTCGGCGACATCCTGGAGCCCTGGGCCGGGCTGGCCGGCGACCCCGGTGTGGTCTTCCAGGGCGGCCCGGTCTCCCTGGACTCGGCGCTCGGTGTGGCCGTGATCCCGGGCGACGAGGGTCCGCTCGGCTGGCGCCGGGTCTACGGCGCGATCGGCCTGGTCGATCTGGAGACACCCCCGGAGCTCCTCGGCGCGGCGCTCGGCTCGCTGCGCATCTTCGCCGGGTACGCGGGGTGGGGGCCGGGCCAGCTGGAGGACGAGCTCGGCGAGGGCGCCTGGTACGTCGTGGAGTCCGAGCCCGGCGATGTGTCGTCGCCGCAGCCGGAGACGCTGTGGCGGGCGGTGCTGCGCAGACAGCGCAACGAACTGGCGATGTTCGCGACGTATCCGGACGACCCCTCGCTGAACTGA
- the murA gene encoding UDP-N-acetylglucosamine 1-carboxyvinyltransferase, which yields MTGTDDVLLVHGGTPLEGEIRVRGAKNLVPKAMVAALLGSGPSRLRNVPDIRDVRVVRGLLQLHGVTVRPGEEPGELVLDPTHVESANVADIDAHAGSSRIPILFCGPLLHRLGHAFIPGLGGCDIGGRPIDFHFDVLRQFGATIEKRADGQYLEAPQRLRGTKIRLPYPSVGSTEQVLLTAVLAEGVTELSNAAVEPEIEDLICVLQKMGAIISMDTDRTIRITGVDQLGGYNHKALPDRLEAASWASAALATEGNIYVRGAQQRSMMTFLNTYRRVGGAFEIDDEGIRFWHPGGSLNAIALETDVHPGFQTDWQQPLVVALTQAAGLSIVHETVYESRLGFTSALNQMGAHIQLYRECLGGSDCRFGQRNFLHSAVVSGPTKLQGADLVIPDLRGGFSYLIAALAAQGTSRVHGIDLINRGYENFMEKLMELGAKVELPGGALV from the coding sequence ATGACCGGCACAGACGATGTACTGCTTGTCCACGGCGGAACCCCGCTGGAGGGCGAAATCCGCGTCCGCGGCGCCAAGAACCTGGTGCCGAAGGCCATGGTCGCCGCTCTGCTCGGCAGCGGGCCGAGCAGGCTGCGCAACGTGCCCGACATCCGCGATGTGCGGGTCGTCCGCGGACTGCTGCAGCTGCACGGTGTGACGGTGCGGCCGGGCGAGGAGCCCGGCGAGCTGGTGCTCGACCCGACGCACGTCGAGAGCGCCAACGTCGCCGACATCGATGCCCACGCGGGTTCCTCCCGGATCCCGATCCTCTTCTGCGGCCCCCTGCTGCACCGCCTCGGCCATGCCTTCATCCCCGGCCTCGGCGGCTGCGACATCGGCGGTCGTCCGATCGACTTCCACTTCGACGTGCTGCGCCAGTTCGGCGCGACCATCGAGAAGCGGGCGGACGGGCAGTACCTGGAGGCCCCGCAGCGACTGCGCGGCACCAAGATCCGTCTGCCGTACCCGTCGGTCGGCTCCACCGAGCAGGTGCTGCTGACGGCGGTGCTGGCGGAGGGCGTCACCGAGCTGTCGAACGCGGCGGTGGAACCGGAGATCGAGGACCTCATCTGCGTGCTGCAGAAGATGGGCGCCATCATCTCCATGGACACCGACCGGACGATCCGGATCACCGGTGTCGACCAGCTCGGCGGCTACAACCACAAGGCGCTCCCGGACCGCCTGGAGGCGGCCTCCTGGGCGTCCGCGGCGCTCGCCACCGAGGGCAACATCTATGTGCGCGGCGCCCAGCAGCGCTCGATGATGACGTTCCTGAACACGTACCGGAGGGTCGGTGGCGCGTTCGAGATCGACGACGAGGGCATCCGCTTCTGGCACCCGGGCGGCTCGCTCAACGCCATCGCGCTGGAGACGGACGTGCACCCCGGTTTCCAGACCGACTGGCAGCAGCCCCTGGTGGTGGCCCTCACGCAGGCCGCCGGGCTCTCCATCGTCCACGAGACGGTCTACGAGTCCCGTCTCGGCTTCACCTCCGCGCTCAACCAGATGGGCGCACACATCCAGCTGTACCGCGAGTGCCTGGGCGGCTCCGACTGCCGCTTCGGCCAGCGCAACTTCCTGCACTCGGCGGTCGTGTCGGGCCCGACGAAGCTCCAGGGCGCGGATCTGGTCATTCCCGACCTGCGCGGCGGCTTCTCGTACCTGATCGCGGCACTGGCGGCGCAGGGGACCTCCCGCGTCCACGGCATCGACCTGATCAACCGCGGCTACGAGAACTTCATGGAGAAGCTCATGGAGCTCGGCGCCAAGGTCGAGCTGCCCGGCGGCGCGCTCGTCTGA
- a CDS encoding HU family DNA-binding protein — MNRSELVAALADRAEVTRKDADAVLAALAETVGEVVAKGDEKVTIPGFLTFERTHRAARTARNPQTGDPIQIPAGYSVKVSAGSKLKEAAKGK, encoded by the coding sequence ATGAACCGCAGTGAGCTGGTGGCCGCGCTGGCCGACCGCGCCGAGGTGACCCGCAAGGACGCCGACGCCGTGCTGGCCGCCCTCGCCGAGACCGTCGGCGAGGTTGTCGCCAAGGGTGACGAGAAGGTCACCATCCCCGGCTTCCTGACCTTCGAGCGCACCCACCGTGCCGCTCGCACCGCTCGTAACCCGCAGACCGGCGACCCGATCCAGATCCCGGCCGGCTACAGCGTGAAGGTCTCCGCGGGCTCGAAGCTCAAGGAAGCCGCAAAGGGCAAGTAA